The Prevotella sp. oral taxon 299 str. F0039 genome has a segment encoding these proteins:
- a CDS encoding FAD:protein FMN transferase, whose product MATKQIKKRLYWQIPLLLLLLIGTAYISKQQKNMPYIENKGMIFGTTYHITYQNDDDLHKEILAELNKVDTALSTFNPQSIISKINNNQPTRTNELFNKVFLLAEDISNKTDGAFDITVAPLVNEWGFGFKKGVEPTKHVIDSLRQLTGYKKVRLVNNTVKKDDNRIMIDCSAIAKGFGSDVVASYLKSKGVKNFMIEIGGEIVTSGISSKRLPWKIGVIKPTDDITQQSQEVQTILNVTDKAMATSGNYRNFYYKGGKKYAHTIDPATGYPVQHNILSSTVIASNCATADAYATAFMVMGLDKAKRVLEQQKEIMAYFIYADKDGKNAVWYSPTLKDKIVQ is encoded by the coding sequence ATGGCAACAAAACAGATAAAAAAACGTCTCTATTGGCAAATTCCTCTCTTGTTATTGCTCCTCATTGGCACCGCATATATAAGCAAACAGCAGAAGAACATGCCTTATATAGAGAATAAAGGAATGATATTTGGAACAACATATCACATAACTTATCAAAATGATGACGACCTTCATAAAGAGATTTTAGCAGAGTTAAACAAGGTAGACACTGCTCTATCTACTTTTAATCCGCAATCTATCATTTCCAAAATCAATAACAATCAGCCCACACGAACCAACGAATTGTTCAACAAGGTGTTTCTTCTTGCCGAAGATATCAGTAACAAAACAGACGGAGCTTTTGACATAACAGTTGCTCCTTTGGTTAATGAATGGGGCTTTGGGTTTAAGAAAGGCGTTGAACCAACAAAGCATGTGATCGATAGTCTGCGCCAACTCACTGGCTATAAGAAAGTGCGTTTAGTGAACAACACCGTGAAAAAGGACGACAACCGCATTATGATCGACTGCAGTGCAATTGCAAAAGGCTTTGGAAGTGACGTGGTTGCAAGTTACTTAAAGAGTAAAGGTGTAAAGAACTTTATGATTGAAATAGGCGGAGAAATTGTTACTTCGGGAATAAGTTCTAAGCGTCTTCCTTGGAAAATAGGCGTTATTAAGCCCACAGACGATATCACTCAGCAAAGTCAAGAGGTGCAAACTATCCTCAATGTAACCGACAAAGCAATGGCAACAAGCGGTAATTATCGCAATTTCTACTATAAAGGCGGAAAGAAATATGCCCACACTATCGACCCAGCAACGGGCTATCCAGTTCAGCATAACATTCTTTCTTCTACCGTAATAGCCAGCAACTGCGCCACAGCAGATGCCTATGCAACTGCCTTTATGGTGATGGGTTTAGACAAAGCGAAAAGAGTTTTAGAGCAACAGAAAGAGATCATGGCTTATTTTATCTATGCCGATAAAGATGGAAAGAATGCCGTTTGGTACTCTCCTACATTAAAAGACAAGATCGTTCAATAA
- a CDS encoding DUF6048 family protein produces MTIHKHISTYILRVSVSILLFYIGIAVQAQPKKLVLKAKSDSVAFFNGVTLSVDLIGIGQNLLSNEGQYEASLRANLKDKYFPIIELGYGKSNTKGDETKISYSTMAPYGRIGIDFNVMKNKHDIYKVFVGGRYGFSSFKYNIETPGVVDPVFGGIAPFGANNISGSYHWIEAVFGLDAHIVGPLRAGWSIRYKNRLAKKANEMGEPYYVPGYGRGGSSTFGGSFYVAIELFNKIKKNNINNSK; encoded by the coding sequence ATGACAATTCACAAACACATTTCTACCTATATTTTAAGAGTCAGCGTTAGTATTCTACTCTTTTACATCGGTATTGCAGTACAGGCACAACCTAAAAAGCTGGTTTTGAAAGCAAAAAGCGATTCGGTTGCGTTTTTCAATGGCGTAACATTATCGGTAGACCTCATAGGAATTGGACAGAACTTACTTAGCAATGAGGGACAATACGAAGCAAGTTTGCGTGCCAACTTAAAAGACAAATATTTCCCTATCATTGAGTTAGGATATGGAAAGAGTAACACAAAGGGCGATGAAACAAAGATTTCGTATAGCACAATGGCACCATACGGTCGCATTGGTATCGACTTTAATGTAATGAAGAATAAACACGATATCTATAAAGTATTCGTTGGAGGTCGTTATGGCTTTTCTTCTTTCAAGTATAACATCGAAACTCCTGGTGTAGTAGACCCCGTATTCGGTGGTATTGCGCCCTTTGGAGCGAATAACATCAGTGGTTCTTACCACTGGATCGAAGCTGTATTTGGACTCGATGCACACATCGTTGGACCTTTAAGAGCAGGCTGGAGCATTCGATATAAAAACAGATTGGCAAAGAAAGCTAACGAAATGGGAGAGCCTTATTATGTTCCTGGATATGGAAGAGGAGGCAGTTCTACCTTTGGAGGCTCTTTTTATGTGGCAATAGAACTCTTTAACAAAATAAAGAAAAACAATATAAACAACTCTAAATAG
- a CDS encoding DUF6452 family protein encodes MKKLIYFLLFSLFISACSSTDCPLSSGVLARYKLMGNVKKLVDTLTISTQRHTSGDTILLNRAVNVDSFNLPMSFQGNEDALFLSIKNTNKEIWKDTIRITKTNEPHFESVDCAAAFFHTIQKITYSRNAIDSVVVHNSKVTNDNSQTHFYLYFKSQR; translated from the coding sequence ATGAAAAAACTAATTTACTTCTTGTTGTTCTCGCTTTTCATTTCAGCGTGTTCATCTACCGATTGTCCGCTAAGTAGTGGTGTATTGGCACGCTATAAGCTAATGGGAAACGTCAAGAAATTAGTCGATACGCTCACCATCTCTACCCAACGTCACACCAGTGGCGACACCATTTTATTGAATAGAGCAGTAAATGTGGATAGTTTCAACTTGCCAATGAGCTTTCAAGGAAATGAAGATGCGCTGTTTTTAAGTATAAAAAATACCAACAAAGAAATTTGGAAAGATACAATTCGAATTACCAAAACAAACGAACCACACTTCGAGTCGGTTGATTGTGCAGCAGCATTCTTTCATACTATTCAAAAAATAACATACTCTCGCAACGCAATAGATTCTGTTGTCGTTCATAATTCAAAAGTAACCAATGACAATTCACAAACACATTTCTACCTATATTTTAAGAGTCAGCGTTAG
- a CDS encoding glycosyltransferase family 2 protein yields MNISVVIPLYNEEESLPELYEWIERVMNNNNFSFEVIFINDGSKDNSWKVIEELAQKSPHVKGIKFRRNYGKSPALYCGFKEAQGDVVITMDADLQDSPNEIPELYRMITEDGYDLVSGYKEKRYDPLSKTIPTKLFNATARKISGIHNLHDFNCGLKAYRLDVVKNIEVYGEMHRYIPYLAKNSGFEKIGEKIVQHQARKYGTSKFGLNRFFNGYLDLITLWFLSNFGKNPMHVFGLLGSIFFIIGFFAAAIIGADKLWALSQGIPQRLVTDSPYFYISLTMMILGTQLFMAGFIGDMVSRSSSTRNDYQIEKTI; encoded by the coding sequence ATGAACATTTCGGTAGTTATACCCTTATATAATGAAGAAGAATCGTTACCAGAGCTATATGAGTGGATTGAACGAGTGATGAACAATAACAACTTTAGCTTTGAAGTAATTTTCATTAACGATGGTTCAAAAGATAATTCGTGGAAAGTAATTGAAGAACTTGCTCAAAAATCGCCTCATGTTAAAGGCATTAAGTTTAGACGTAACTACGGGAAAAGTCCCGCTTTATACTGTGGTTTCAAAGAAGCTCAAGGCGATGTAGTAATTACAATGGACGCAGATTTGCAAGATTCGCCCAATGAAATACCCGAATTGTATCGCATGATTACTGAAGATGGTTACGATTTGGTGTCGGGCTATAAAGAAAAGCGTTACGATCCACTTTCTAAAACCATTCCAACTAAGCTCTTTAATGCCACAGCTCGTAAGATAAGCGGCATTCATAATCTTCACGATTTCAATTGTGGTTTGAAGGCATATCGCCTAGATGTGGTTAAAAATATCGAAGTTTATGGCGAAATGCACCGTTATATTCCTTACTTAGCTAAGAATTCTGGTTTTGAAAAGATTGGCGAAAAGATTGTGCAACATCAAGCTCGCAAATATGGAACATCAAAGTTTGGTTTAAATAGATTCTTCAATGGCTATCTAGATCTTATCACTTTGTGGTTCTTAAGCAACTTTGGCAAGAACCCAATGCACGTCTTTGGCCTCCTTGGTTCTATCTTCTTCATCATTGGTTTCTTTGCGGCTGCAATTATAGGAGCCGATAAATTATGGGCATTGTCACAAGGCATTCCACAACGTTTGGTTACCGATTCGCCCTATTTCTATATCTCTTTAACAATGATGATATTGGGAACACAACTTTTTATGGCTGGATTTATTGGAGATATGGTTAGCCGTTCGTCTTCAACTCGCAACGACTATCAGATTGAAAAGACCATCTAA
- a CDS encoding DUF4199 domain-containing protein produces MDIANSFKQIKAYARIEGAILGVIWVASFAFLVYMPQSLWGNLMILSTPFYAGWRIKNFRDKIREGFISFKAAYFFSAYTFFYASLIFAACQFIYFQWLDSSAFTNLFIQTLQTAIPTYKQLKMDISELQEGIKLIREMNAIDITSIILMQNIFIGTILSAPLAAFYKKEPSK; encoded by the coding sequence ATGGATATAGCAAATTCTTTCAAACAAATAAAGGCTTATGCACGCATCGAAGGTGCCATTTTAGGCGTCATTTGGGTTGCATCATTTGCATTCTTAGTTTATATGCCACAAAGTTTGTGGGGCAATCTTATGATCCTTTCTACCCCATTCTATGCAGGTTGGCGTATCAAAAACTTTCGAGACAAGATTAGAGAAGGATTTATTTCATTTAAAGCAGCATACTTTTTTTCGGCTTATACGTTTTTCTATGCCTCATTAATCTTTGCAGCTTGTCAGTTTATTTACTTCCAATGGCTCGACAGTAGTGCCTTTACAAACCTCTTTATCCAAACACTTCAAACGGCAATTCCCACTTACAAGCAATTGAAAATGGACATCAGCGAGTTGCAAGAAGGCATAAAACTAATTAGAGAAATGAATGCTATAGACATCACTTCTATAATCCTTATGCAGAATATATTTATCGGAACCATACTAAGTGCTCCGCTTGCAGCATTCTATAAGAAAGAACCCAGTAAATAA
- a CDS encoding DUF2147 domain-containing protein has translation MKRFFIAFTLLFAVCLLPLSAQNAADKIVGLYHVVKDGRNSKVKIFKYGNGYRAQVVWLENMKNPDGTLRTDLKNPDESKRKTPSNQIVLVEKVTYNGEDAWEDGKIYDPTSGKVYRVEMYFEKPNVLTVKGKLGPFFKRVYWNKIQ, from the coding sequence ATGAAGCGATTTTTTATTGCCTTTACATTGCTTTTTGCAGTGTGTTTATTACCCTTATCGGCACAAAATGCAGCCGATAAAATTGTTGGTCTTTATCATGTTGTGAAAGATGGACGCAACTCTAAGGTAAAAATTTTTAAGTATGGAAATGGTTATCGTGCACAAGTTGTGTGGCTCGAGAATATGAAAAATCCTGATGGAACATTGCGTACCGATCTTAAAAATCCCGATGAATCGAAGAGAAAAACTCCTTCTAATCAAATTGTGTTGGTAGAAAAGGTAACTTATAATGGTGAAGATGCTTGGGAAGATGGTAAAATATACGACCCCACAAGCGGTAAGGTGTATCGTGTTGAGATGTATTTCGAAAAGCCAAACGTATTGACAGTGAAAGGAAAACTCGGTCCTTTCTTTAAAAGAGTTTATTGGAATAAAATACAATAA
- a CDS encoding SusC/RagA family TonB-linked outer membrane protein, with amino-acid sequence MKKTEKNQPKAFVWLLMLCIMQLFFVKVQAQSTAVDDWKNTKVTLRVSNEPLGKVLEQVAKQAEATIEFQEVALVGIASPTTLNVKEMPLDKVLGRLIGDQNILIRYEIGRHIIISSYTRDEDAKKMLHVEGVVIDAKTKETLIGATVMLTDGTQKDGVKGCITDVNGKFSLQVPRKASIKISYMGYEAVSLQITKESANMKIALKADGQMVDEVVVTGISRRSKSSFTGNYVSVKGDELRKLNPTNILKSLQFYDPSFKVLESNTKGSDPNAQPEFLIRGDQNLGTTASLNSMDLLLDNVSSRPNTPLFVLDGLIVSMSRILQLDPERIENVTILKDAAATAIYGSRASNGVVVIETKVAPDGVLSVSYNGGLTIQSPDLTDYKLMNAKEKLQMEWDAGVYDPTNDKSMNRYNSLLRNVLAGVDTYWLSKPLRTAFQHRHSLSASGGTEAFRYSLDLNTTFTPGVMKGSSQNIKSINFNMTYRKENITIGAALNLSESGGNNSPYGSFSEYTRVNPYYRPTNEFGEYLRQLDNHTGSGSVPIANPLFNANVGIRDLTNSTNIAATLNLECQLLKNLRLTENLSYQRGMARSERFLPAEHTSFLTELDKTLRGSYSKNTGEMTSWSSNLGLNWNMSLRKHLLSVFGNWTLSEDRSNYVNLSAVGYPDPHMSDFIFGNKMTTNPSGSEAISRTMGFITQLSYSYDNRYSLDWNISSEVTSRYADHSLTPFWSVGARWNAYREKWLSGYVSNLVFRATYGITGSQNSSPADAIEYYTFNRTMRPYTSFSTLGSVLSRLNNSDIKWTKTDNMSLGVDVGVWKNRINLTFNYYNNISRQLLTNYDLAPSTGFESQMINAGELQNTGFDATLNIIALQNIRKQFYWTVAVGMNHNRNKIRKISDYLRKMNEEQLKSKSAPLPIYQEGKSTTTYYAVRSLGIDPMTGQEVFLTRDGERTFKWDAVDKVPVGDTTPKVSGTISSSVNWKDFSCTLGFTYKWGGIVYNQTLVDKIENSNIAYNLDKRAAQDRWHKPGDVVRYKMIDLNGSQTPASDRFIMKDNELRMASINLGYRFKQAEYKLLKRLNIDVLSLNFTTNDLFRLSTVKMERGLGYPFSRSYTLSFSLIFK; translated from the coding sequence ATGAAAAAAACAGAAAAGAACCAACCTAAAGCTTTTGTATGGCTACTGATGCTATGCATAATGCAATTGTTTTTCGTCAAAGTGCAGGCGCAAAGTACAGCTGTTGACGATTGGAAGAATACCAAGGTTACCTTACGTGTAAGTAATGAGCCTTTGGGAAAGGTACTTGAACAAGTGGCAAAGCAAGCTGAAGCCACCATAGAATTTCAAGAAGTTGCCCTTGTTGGTATTGCGAGTCCAACCACGCTTAATGTAAAGGAGATGCCTTTAGACAAAGTGTTAGGACGTCTTATTGGTGATCAAAATATCTTGATACGTTATGAAATCGGTCGGCATATTATTATTTCATCATATACCAGAGATGAAGATGCAAAGAAAATGTTGCATGTCGAAGGTGTTGTAATTGATGCAAAGACCAAAGAAACGCTGATTGGAGCAACGGTGATGCTAACTGATGGTACCCAAAAAGATGGTGTAAAAGGTTGTATCACAGACGTAAATGGTAAATTCTCGTTACAGGTTCCACGCAAAGCTTCAATCAAAATTTCATATATGGGATATGAAGCCGTATCATTGCAAATAACCAAAGAGAGTGCAAATATGAAAATTGCGCTTAAGGCAGATGGACAAATGGTTGATGAAGTCGTGGTGACGGGTATTAGTCGTAGAAGCAAATCAAGCTTTACTGGTAACTATGTTTCAGTGAAAGGAGATGAGTTGCGCAAACTTAATCCAACCAATATATTAAAGAGTTTGCAATTCTATGATCCTAGTTTTAAAGTGTTAGAGAGCAACACTAAAGGTTCAGACCCTAACGCTCAGCCAGAATTTCTTATCCGTGGAGACCAAAACCTTGGTACTACAGCATCTCTAAATAGTATGGATTTGCTTCTTGACAACGTGTCTAGTCGCCCTAATACACCTCTATTTGTACTTGATGGACTTATCGTTTCAATGAGTCGTATCTTGCAGTTAGATCCCGAGCGTATTGAGAATGTAACCATATTAAAAGATGCTGCAGCTACAGCAATCTATGGTTCACGTGCTTCAAACGGTGTAGTTGTAATTGAAACAAAGGTTGCACCCGATGGTGTTTTGTCGGTTAGCTACAATGGTGGACTAACAATTCAAAGTCCAGACCTAACCGACTACAAGTTGATGAACGCAAAAGAGAAACTTCAAATGGAGTGGGATGCAGGCGTTTACGACCCAACTAACGATAAAAGTATGAATCGTTACAACTCGTTGTTGCGCAATGTTCTTGCGGGAGTTGATACCTATTGGCTTAGTAAACCATTGAGAACAGCTTTCCAACACCGTCATTCTTTATCTGCGTCAGGTGGTACAGAGGCATTTAGATATAGCTTAGATCTTAATACAACATTTACTCCTGGTGTAATGAAGGGCTCAAGTCAAAATATAAAGAGTATCAACTTCAACATGACTTATCGTAAAGAGAATATCACTATTGGTGCAGCTTTGAACCTTTCAGAGAGCGGTGGTAATAATTCTCCATATGGTTCATTCTCAGAATATACTCGTGTAAATCCTTATTATCGTCCAACTAATGAGTTTGGAGAATATTTAAGACAACTTGATAACCATACAGGTTCAGGCAGTGTACCTATTGCTAATCCTCTATTTAATGCTAATGTAGGTATTAGAGACCTTACAAATAGCACCAATATTGCAGCAACTTTGAATCTAGAATGTCAATTATTGAAGAATCTTCGACTAACAGAAAATCTCTCTTATCAACGTGGTATGGCTCGTTCTGAGCGTTTCTTACCTGCTGAACATACTTCTTTCTTAACAGAACTAGATAAGACTTTGAGAGGTAGTTACTCTAAAAATACTGGTGAAATGACCTCATGGTCAAGCAACTTAGGTTTGAACTGGAACATGTCTTTGCGCAAACATCTATTAAGTGTCTTTGGAAACTGGACCTTAAGTGAAGATAGAAGTAACTATGTTAACTTGTCTGCTGTGGGTTATCCTGATCCTCATATGAGTGACTTCATATTCGGAAATAAGATGACTACCAATCCTAGTGGTTCTGAAGCAATATCTAGAACCATGGGATTCATCACGCAGTTGTCTTACAGTTATGATAATCGTTACTCATTAGACTGGAACATTAGTAGTGAAGTAACATCACGTTATGCAGACCATAGCTTAACTCCTTTCTGGAGTGTTGGTGCTAGATGGAATGCGTATAGAGAGAAATGGCTTAGCGGTTACGTATCTAACTTAGTGTTTAGAGCAACATATGGTATAACAGGTTCACAGAATTCAAGTCCTGCCGACGCTATAGAATACTACACATTCAACCGTACAATGCGTCCATATACATCGTTTTCAACTCTAGGTTCAGTTCTTTCTCGATTGAATAATAGTGATATAAAATGGACTAAAACCGACAATATGAGCCTTGGAGTAGACGTTGGTGTATGGAAAAATAGAATCAATTTAACGTTCAACTATTATAATAATATTAGCCGACAACTGCTTACTAACTACGATTTAGCACCTTCTACAGGTTTTGAATCGCAAATGATTAATGCTGGAGAGCTACAAAATACAGGTTTCGATGCAACGCTTAACATTATTGCTTTGCAAAATATTCGTAAGCAATTTTATTGGACTGTTGCTGTTGGTATGAACCATAATAGAAACAAAATACGTAAGATTTCAGACTATTTGCGTAAGATGAACGAAGAACAACTAAAGTCTAAATCGGCACCTCTACCCATTTATCAAGAAGGAAAATCAACAACCACTTATTATGCAGTGCGTTCTTTGGGTATAGACCCAATGACAGGACAAGAAGTTTTCCTTACTCGTGATGGCGAAAGAACCTTTAAGTGGGATGCCGTTGATAAGGTTCCTGTAGGCGATACCACACCAAAAGTAAGTGGAACGATAAGCTCTTCTGTCAATTGGAAAGATTTTTCATGTACCCTAGGCTTTACTTATAAGTGGGGAGGAATCGTGTATAACCAAACATTAGTAGACAAAATAGAAAACAGCAATATCGCTTATAACCTTGATAAGCGTGCAGCTCAAGATCGTTGGCATAAACCTGGCGATGTAGTTAGATATAAAATGATCGACCTTAATGGATCTCAAACCCCTGCATCTGATCGTTTTATTATGAAAGATAATGAGTTACGCATGGCAAGTATCAACTTAGGTTATCGTTTCAAACAAGCCGAATACAAGCTATTAAAGCGTTTAAATATTGATGTTTTGTCGCTAAACTTCACGACAAATGATTTGTTCCGTTTATCAACAGTTAAGATGGAAAGAGGCTTGGGTTATCCATTCTCACGTTCTTATACTCTTTCATTCTCTCTAATATTTAAGTAA
- a CDS encoding RagB/SusD family nutrient uptake outer membrane protein, giving the protein MKHSNISLSIYKSCTIVLCCLVLFVATSCSDWFDVSPKTDVKAKELFSTEAGFESSLTGIYLLMTDRDVYGGDMSYGLLDQLAQQYDYIPDGANDRNAIYNYETATTDGFRTKQRLADSWIKLYNIIANCNNFIKWLDLKGDEVVRNVNTRKLYRAEALAIRAYCHFDLLRAWGPWKYSLESSSTGKLTIPYRTIADNTKQPLLPAKDVIALILKDLSDAKNLLVSEQNESLKTSDRRYRFNYHAVNALLARVYSYAGDRENAIASAEEVIKKSGLELSSNNQDDPILFSECICALHKYHLTESLSQYWADGDKYTTQYFIRSERFNKYFEVSGNLKEDMRTKTAAFYEHSSTKTALSRKYSINSQEAIPLIRLPEMYYILAENTSDLTKAAKYLNAVRNKRGYSRAVNVKFTDAATQQEALDKEFRKEFYAEGQYWYFLKRHGITALSYDNTVILTQERFEFPLPDAEKEYGWTASHDATR; this is encoded by the coding sequence ATGAAGCATTCAAATATATCATTATCTATATATAAGAGTTGTACGATTGTACTATGTTGTTTAGTTCTATTCGTTGCAACATCTTGCTCAGATTGGTTCGATGTTAGTCCTAAAACAGATGTAAAAGCAAAAGAACTCTTCTCTACAGAAGCAGGATTTGAAAGTTCTTTAACTGGTATTTATCTGTTAATGACCGACAGAGATGTTTATGGAGGCGATATGTCGTATGGATTATTAGATCAGCTAGCACAGCAATACGATTATATTCCTGATGGAGCTAATGACCGAAACGCAATCTATAACTACGAAACTGCAACTACAGATGGTTTCAGAACCAAACAAAGACTTGCAGATTCGTGGATCAAACTTTATAATATAATTGCCAATTGTAACAATTTTATAAAGTGGCTTGATCTTAAAGGAGATGAAGTTGTGCGCAATGTTAATACACGAAAGCTTTATAGAGCCGAAGCTCTTGCTATTCGTGCATATTGTCATTTCGATCTACTTAGAGCATGGGGACCATGGAAATATAGCCTAGAATCATCATCAACAGGCAAATTAACCATTCCTTATCGAACCATTGCCGACAACACCAAGCAACCACTTCTACCTGCAAAAGATGTTATTGCACTTATTTTGAAAGATCTTTCAGACGCAAAAAACTTATTGGTTAGCGAACAAAATGAAAGTCTTAAAACAAGTGATAGACGTTATCGTTTCAATTATCATGCAGTGAATGCTCTTTTAGCACGTGTTTATAGCTATGCTGGTGATCGTGAAAATGCTATTGCGTCAGCTGAAGAAGTAATTAAAAAGAGTGGTTTAGAGTTGAGTTCAAACAATCAAGACGATCCTATTCTTTTCTCAGAATGTATTTGTGCATTGCATAAATACCATTTAACAGAATCTCTTTCACAGTATTGGGCAGATGGAGATAAGTACACAACGCAATATTTCATTCGTTCAGAACGCTTTAATAAGTATTTTGAAGTATCAGGAAATCTGAAAGAAGATATGCGTACTAAGACTGCTGCTTTCTACGAACATTCTTCAACAAAGACAGCTCTTTCACGCAAATATAGCATTAATTCGCAAGAAGCAATCCCATTAATACGTCTTCCAGAAATGTATTATATTCTTGCAGAAAATACTTCTGACTTAACAAAAGCTGCTAAATATCTTAATGCAGTGCGCAATAAACGAGGCTACTCACGTGCAGTTAATGTGAAGTTTACTGATGCAGCAACCCAACAAGAAGCATTAGATAAAGAGTTCCGAAAAGAATTTTATGCAGAAGGACAATATTGGTACTTCTTGAAACGTCACGGAATCACCGCTTTATCTTATGACAATACCGTTATTTTAACGCAAGAACGCTTTGAATTTCCATTGCCAGATGCCGAAAAAGAATATGGTTGGACTGCATCACACGATGCTACACGCTAA
- a CDS encoding DUF4843 domain-containing protein, whose product MNIKFQYIFLAIFAGFLATSCKEETVELYNSSDGVYFNYGNKDALQAIVNFADSILTAPTEISVPVKLKLMGRASDKQRTVVLKSRAVQGVAEAMVTCPEVVFEPNEILKDVIVKVARPSILDSTFQAQVYISDVEGNNQIGPGLKNFTSFTIYAKEEYTKPMQWEGMASSYLGEWSMAKQILLVHISKNNKFYTTNDYNKFVQWNLQAIDSLRTQQKKSPQTPITVDIPFTNDNSYDKPWYWGTLQDTYLGTYKSGSFVGLCNGLDVTTANEYTIFNGDETAMQNLNKQAVGQMLLKYNTYYQDGWRQGNTYKDFFYVPMLQNSTYELIEPQAWKDEQGGKELIEKYYGTYSLEKYQFMVKVWLQHKGSDFVINQLFPVMNEWGNVHWDDSLGGEDAIKACNKLFREKAAQGNYSFTFPEVQ is encoded by the coding sequence ATGAATATCAAGTTTCAATATATATTTTTAGCAATATTCGCAGGTTTCCTTGCAACATCTTGTAAAGAAGAAACCGTTGAACTCTATAATTCTTCAGATGGTGTCTATTTCAATTATGGAAACAAAGACGCTCTTCAAGCAATAGTAAACTTTGCAGATTCTATTTTAACTGCCCCTACAGAAATTTCTGTTCCTGTGAAATTGAAGCTCATGGGTCGTGCTTCTGATAAGCAACGAACAGTTGTTTTAAAGTCGAGAGCAGTGCAAGGAGTGGCAGAAGCAATGGTAACATGTCCTGAAGTTGTGTTCGAACCCAACGAAATTCTAAAAGATGTGATAGTGAAAGTGGCACGTCCATCAATATTAGATTCAACATTTCAAGCACAAGTATATATTAGCGATGTAGAAGGTAACAACCAAATAGGACCTGGACTCAAGAATTTTACCAGCTTTACTATCTATGCCAAAGAAGAATATACAAAGCCTATGCAATGGGAAGGTATGGCTAGTTCGTATTTAGGCGAGTGGAGTATGGCAAAACAAATATTGCTAGTGCACATCAGTAAGAATAACAAATTTTATACAACAAACGATTATAACAAGTTTGTTCAATGGAACTTACAAGCAATAGACAGCTTGCGTACTCAACAAAAGAAGAGTCCACAAACTCCTATAACAGTTGATATTCCATTTACAAACGATAATTCCTACGACAAGCCATGGTATTGGGGAACCTTGCAAGATACCTATCTTGGAACTTATAAAAGTGGTTCTTTCGTAGGACTTTGTAACGGATTAGACGTCACAACAGCCAATGAATATACTATTTTTAATGGAGATGAAACAGCAATGCAAAACCTTAATAAGCAAGCCGTGGGTCAAATGCTCTTAAAGTATAACACTTATTATCAAGATGGTTGGCGTCAAGGAAATACATATAAAGACTTCTTCTATGTCCCAATGCTTCAAAACTCTACATATGAGTTGATAGAACCACAAGCATGGAAAGACGAACAAGGTGGTAAAGAACTTATCGAGAAGTATTATGGAACCTACTCTTTAGAGAAATATCAATTCATGGTGAAAGTGTGGTTGCAGCATAAAGGAAGCGATTTTGTTATCAATCAGCTCTTCCCTGTTATGAATGAATGGGGTAATGTGCATTGGGATGATTCACTAGGAGGTGAAGATGCCATTAAAGCTTGTAACAAACTATTCCGTGAGAAAGCTGCGCAAGGAAACTATTCATTCACTTTCCCAGAGGTGCAATGA